The genomic region AATAGACATACCATATTTTTTTTGTAAATTCTTTAAAAGTCTTAAAATTTGAGCCTGTATGGTAACATCAATAGCAGTGGTAGGTTCATCTGCTATGAGAAGTTTAGGGACATTTGCAAGAGCCATGGCAATCATAGCTCTTTGTCTCATTCCACCACTCAATTGAAATGTATAATTATCAACTTTAGACTCGGCATTAGGCATTCCTACATCTCTCAAAAGTTCTATAGCTATATTTTTTGCTTCTTTTTTATTAATTTTTTTATCATGTACCAATATAGATTCCATTATCTGATCACCTATTTTGTGAATAGGACTCAAAGATGTCATGGGTTCCTGAAAGATATAACCTATATCTTTACCTCTAATTCTTCTTATCTCATCGCTTTTACTTCCAAGCTTAGCTATATCTACGATTTCTCCATCATCTTTATTAAATAAAATCTCACCTTCAACAATTTTTCCAGGCCAAGGCATTATCTTAAGTATCGATTGTGCTGTAACTGTTTTACCACTTCCACTCTCACCAACAATACCGACAGTCTTTTGTTTATCTACTTTAAAAGATATTCCATCAACTGCTTTAACAGTTCCTTGATCTGTATCAAAATATGTTTTTAAATTATTTATTTCAAGAAGTGTATTATTCAAGTCAATCCACCTTCCTATTAAAATTGGAAACATCCATCACTTTCCAATTTTCATAAACTTCATTTAAATCTTTTAGAATGTTCTCTCTGGTCTCATCATTATCTACGAGTTTTGAAACCTTAAAATAATCTATTATTTTATTAATTCTTTTCAAAGAATTATTTTTATTTTTTTGTGCATTATCTCCATTAATCCATTCTTCAGGTGGTAATTTATTCTCTAAAATATACTCTGAATATAGATGATTATCATAAACAAACTTTTTCATACAATAAGAATAAACATTTTTACTAACCAAAATAAAAATGACCATTATAATTATAAAAAGCATGAAAATCCAAAACATAAAAATCACAACCTTTACATACTGTAAGGATCTGCAGCATCTCTTATTCCATCACCTAAGAAATTAAACATTAAAACAGTTATTACGACATAAAGTCCTGGTATTAAAAGCCATGGATGATGAGCTATTGCCGTCAAATTTTGTGCATCTTGCAATAAAACTCCCCAACTAACAGCTGGTGCTTGAAGTCCGAGTCCAAGAAAACTCAATCCAGTTTCTCCAAGAATCATTCCAGGAATACTTAAAGTAATAGATACTATTATATAACTCATAAAAGAAGGTATTAAATGTTTAGTTATAACCCAAAAATCACTCGCTCCAGCATATTTAGCTGCCATTACAAACTCTTCATTTCTTAATGAAAGGAACTTACCTCTGACAACTCTCGCAAGTCCTCCCCAACCAACAAGTGAAAGAATTATAACGATTGAAAAATATACTTTCAAAATTGGCCAATCTCTTGGCATTGCTGCAGCAAGAGCCATCCACAAAGGAATCTGTGGTATAGATATTAAAACCTCTATCATTCTTTGAATTATGGTATCAAGCCAACCACCATAATAACCAGAAATACTTCCAAGAGTAACACCTATTATAAAAGTCAAAAAAACACCTATAAGACCTATTGTCAAAGATATTGTAGAACCATAAATTACCCTTGAAAATATATCTCTTCCGAGTCTATCCGTACCAAATAAAAATATTTGTCCCTCTTTAGTACCAAAAAGATGTATATCTGTTTCTATCAAATTCCATAATTTATAAGGTTCACCTTTAACAAAAAAATAAACTGGATATTTAACAGTTTTATCTAACTTATAAGTTCTTCTAAATGTTTCCATATCAAACTCTTTTTTATAACCATATACAAAAGGTCTAAAACTAAAACCATCTTTTTCATCATAAAATTTCATCATTTGAGGTGGTGCATATTGATGACTTGAAAATCTCGTACTTTTTCCATAAGGAGCTACAAACTGTGAAAAAATAACTGTAACATACATTATTATCAATACAATCAAAGCTAACATGGCAAGTTTATGTTTTTTAAAACTCCACCATATAAGTTGACCTTGAGATGCTGTATACTTATTTATAGTTTTTTTCTTAGACATTGCTTCCTCTCCTTCCATATCTAATACGAGGATCGGCTAACGCCAATAATATATCTGAAATCAAGGTACCTATTACAGTTAATATACTCGACAATAATACAAAGCTGGCTGCAAGGTACATATCTTGGAACTGTAAAGCTTCTAATAAAACCATTCCTCCTGTAGGAAGGTTCAAAACATTTGCAACAATTGCATCACCCGAAATTATTCCAGGTAAAACCCATCCTATAGTACTAATAAGTGGATTTAATGCAACTCTTACTGGATATTTAAAAAGAATTTTTTTCTCTTTAAGTCCTTTAGCTCTAGCAGTAACCACATACTGTTTTTTTAATTCATCTAAAAGACATCCACGTAAAGTCCTTATAATTCCTGCTGTACCCCCTGTTCCAATTACTATTACAGGAACCCACATATGCTTCATCATATCGACAAATTTTCCAAAACTCCATGCTGCATCAGCATATTCTGGTGAAAATAATCCCGTAATACTAACCCCAAACTTGGTATATGAAAAATACATCAAAATCAATGCGAGCAAAAAATTTGGCACTGATAACCCTATAAATCCCAGAAATGTAAATATATAATCAAAAGCAGAATACTGCCTTGTAGCTGAAATAACCCCTATTGGAATGGCCACAACCCAAACAAATATCAGAGTAGTAATAGAAATTATCACAGTTAGAAGCATTCTTTCACCTATAACTTCTGTAACTGGTTTATTCCATTTAAAAGATCTACCAAAATCCCCTTTAAAAACTATTTTAGTGATCCAATTAAAATACCTTTCTACTACAGGTTTATCAAGTCCATAAGTCTCTCTAAGACCTTCAAGTTCCGCTTGAGAAATTGATCCGCCTTCTTTGCTCAACTGAGCAACTTTAGAGGTTAAGAAATCTCCTGGTGGAAGTTCTATAACTATAAAACTTATTATAGAAATGACTATTAGAATAGGTATCATCTGTAATACTCTACGCAAAATATACGTAAACATAATTTTCCTCCTCAAAAGTGAGCAAATTCTATAACAATTCAAAGACTAACCATAGAAAAACTATGGTTAGTCAAAAATTTTACTCAAAATAATACTGTTCAGCCATAGATGGTCCCCATTGAGGATCCATTCCACCTACAACATTTTTAAGATTCTTTTTAACGATAACAGGAATAGGTATATTATTAACTGTTCCTATAACCCATAAATTTTCAGCTTGTGATTTCAAAATTTCTTTACCAAGTTCTATTCTTTCTTCATTAGATATAGTTGCTAAGAAATCTTCATATAATTTGAATAATTTTTTTACTTCTAATGGAGGTTCTTCTCCTTCAGTACCTTCAGAGTTAAACCAAGCTCTCCAATCTGGTCCCCAGTTAATATTTTCATAAGGAACATAAAAGAAGAAAGGTGACCCTGGTCTTGAAGCATCTTCGTGCCACACAGACATTGTAGTTGTATTTGCACCTTGTCTTTGATACCATAATCCACCATCTATTACCTTCATATTTGTTTTAATTCCAATTGCTTGCCAATAACTCACAACTAATTCTGTTGCAGGAACTAAATTTTCATTAACTTCAAAAAATTCTATATTAATTGTAAATGCATTGCCATCTGGACCTATTCTCCAACCATCATTATCTCTCTTATCTAAGCCTATACTATCTAAAATTTCATTTGCCTTTTCAGGATTATACTCAACATAAGAATCCCTATACCAAGGTTCAACAAAAGGTGATCCTGGAGCATCACTTGCCTGTGTAGGATTACCAAAACCATAATAAACAAGTTCATTTATTTCATCTCTATCTATAGCTAAAGATAAAGCATGTCTAAATTTAGGATTTCTCATAACTTCTCTCCATACTTCATCTTCAAGAGTTAAGTTAGGGAAATAACAAGCATTTGTATTTATACTCTTTATAGGAACTAATAAAGTATTATAATTTCCATTATCTTCATTCTCCTTATAAAGTGCAAGATCTCCAAGAGCTGTATTTATTGTAAAATCCAACTCACCAGACATTATCTTCATATTCATCATTTCCTGATTATTTATCTCTTCATATCTAACTCTATCTATATAAGGAAGTTGATTTCCTTCTTCATCAACCTTATGATAATAAGGATTTCTCTCAAAAATTACTACATTATCAGAAGGTTTTTCAACTACAACAAATGGATCTAAAACTGGATAACCTACATCTTTTCTTTGATTCCATGGAGTTGATTGCCATTTTCTTGTAAATAATTCTCCCCATCTATCCTGAGTGAGTTTTTCCTTTTCAAGAAATGGTTCAAGTTCTTCTTCTGTAGCATAAGAAGCATGGAACTGTTTTAAATAATGTGATGGATTTATAAGCATATGATAACTACCTCTTGCAATTGACTGCAACTGCAATAAAAATAATCCATAAGGATTAACAAAAGAAATCTCAAACGTATAATCATCTACAATATTTAAGTTAGCTCTTTTTCCACTATTCATTAACCAACTTGGATATATTTGTTGAACATTCTTATTAGAATATATATCTTCAAAAGTAAATCTTACATCTTCTGTAGTAACTGGATATCCATCACTCCATTTCAATCCTTCACGAAGCGTAAATCTAAATTTTCTACCTTCATCTAAAACCTTCCAAGATCTTATGATATTACCTTCTACTAATTTTTCATCAAAAACAGGATTAGGATAAGATTCAAGAGCATATTCAACCAATAGAGCCCTCATTTCATTTCCTTTTGATAGATTCAAAGTTCCACCATATTTTCCTATTTTTTCTCTAACTTTAATAACTTTTGGACTATCCGGAAGTCTTTCTTCAACTGAAGGAAGTTCCCCTTTAGCTACTCTTTCTTTGAGCATAGGTGCCTCATTATACCCAAAAACAAAAGCACTCATCAATACAAAAATAAAACAACTCAAAAAAATCTTGTGAGTTCTTTTAAACATAGCATAACCTCCCTTGTATTTGTAATACTCATTTCTTTGTAAAAAAGGTATTGGTACTTACAATTAATGTAATGTTGTACTGAAAAATTCTTCAAATATTACATTTATTATACCAATATTAAATTATGTTGTCAACCTCTTTATCTTTATGTTATTTGATTTGAGCCATTTTCAATGATTAAATACAAATATCGTCAAAAAAACAAGATTAATCAGAAAAATCTCCTAAAAAGTACCTTTTAAATACCAATTTTTAAAAAAACAAAAATTGGTATTGACATTTTTTTCTTACTTTGTTATTATTAAAGAAATATGAACTTAATTTGGTTTTGATTATAATATATAAAAAGAACTTTTTTGGGGGGATTGAGTATGATAAATGAAAATAAACCTTTATATATACAAATAAAAGAGTATATATTGCAAAGAATAAAAGATGGAACATATAAACCGGAAGAAGTTATACCTACTGAAAGAGCCTTATGTTCAGAATTAGATGTTAGTAGACAAACCGTAAGACGTGCAATTCAAGATTTAGTATATGAAGGATATTTGTACAGAGTTCAAGGAGCAGGAACATATGTTTTTGATAAAAAATTAAACGAAAGCAAAAAAAGCAATAATATAGGAGTCATTTTAAATAGAACAGCAGATGAACTCGAATCAAAGCTATTGAGTGGAATAGAAAGTTATATAGAAAAACATGGATATACCCTTACATTCATGAATAGCAATGAAGATTATAGAAAAGAAGCAGAAAATATACAAAAATTAAAAAATAATGGTGTAGCTGGAATTATAATAATGCCTTCTGAAAATCAACAAGATAGCAGTGCCATTTCAGATTTAAAAGATGAAAACTATCCTTTTGTCCTCGTAGACAGAAAAATAAAAAACTGCGAAACAGATGCCGTTGTATCAGATAATATAGATGGAGCTTTTCAAGCAACAAAACATCTAATAGATCTTGGGCATCAAAAAATAGTTTTCATAAAAAACAGATACACAATAACAAGCAGTATACAAGATAGAATAACTGGCTATAAAAAGGCTTTAAAAGAATATGGATTTGAAGATGATGAAATATTATTTTTATCTTATAATGAAAATGAAAAAAATGATGATCAAATATACGATGAAATATATGAATATATAACAAAAAATAAAATAACTGGAATAGTAGCTTTAAACGATTATATTGGATTATTAATAGTAAAAATGGCGAGAAAGAAAAATTTAAAAATTCCAAAAGATTTTTCTATAGTTGGATTCGATAACAATGAAGTAGTAAAACATATAGAAGTTCCTTTAACAACCATTGCCCAATTTCCAGAAAAAATAGGCTATCATGCTGCTGAACTATTAATTCAAAAAATAAATAATAAAAACTCAAATGATTTAAGTTCGAGGATGGTTCATCAAATATACTATCCCACAAAACTTATAATAAGAAGTTCGACACAAAACATATAATAATTTCAGGAGGTCTCTATA from Oceanotoga teriensis harbors:
- a CDS encoding ABC transporter permease, translated to MFTYILRRVLQMIPILIVISIISFIVIELPPGDFLTSKVAQLSKEGGSISQAELEGLRETYGLDKPVVERYFNWITKIVFKGDFGRSFKWNKPVTEVIGERMLLTVIISITTLIFVWVVAIPIGVISATRQYSAFDYIFTFLGFIGLSVPNFLLALILMYFSYTKFGVSITGLFSPEYADAAWSFGKFVDMMKHMWVPVIVIGTGGTAGIIRTLRGCLLDELKKQYVVTARAKGLKEKKILFKYPVRVALNPLISTIGWVLPGIISGDAIVANVLNLPTGGMVLLEALQFQDMYLAASFVLLSSILTVIGTLISDILLALADPRIRYGRRGSNV
- a CDS encoding ABC transporter substrate-binding protein; its protein translation is MFKRTHKIFLSCFIFVLMSAFVFGYNEAPMLKERVAKGELPSVEERLPDSPKVIKVREKIGKYGGTLNLSKGNEMRALLVEYALESYPNPVFDEKLVEGNIIRSWKVLDEGRKFRFTLREGLKWSDGYPVTTEDVRFTFEDIYSNKNVQQIYPSWLMNSGKRANLNIVDDYTFEISFVNPYGLFLLQLQSIARGSYHMLINPSHYLKQFHASYATEEELEPFLEKEKLTQDRWGELFTRKWQSTPWNQRKDVGYPVLDPFVVVEKPSDNVVIFERNPYYHKVDEEGNQLPYIDRVRYEEINNQEMMNMKIMSGELDFTINTALGDLALYKENEDNGNYNTLLVPIKSINTNACYFPNLTLEDEVWREVMRNPKFRHALSLAIDRDEINELVYYGFGNPTQASDAPGSPFVEPWYRDSYVEYNPEKANEILDSIGLDKRDNDGWRIGPDGNAFTINIEFFEVNENLVPATELVVSYWQAIGIKTNMKVIDGGLWYQRQGANTTTMSVWHEDASRPGSPFFFYVPYENINWGPDWRAWFNSEGTEGEEPPLEVKKLFKLYEDFLATISNEERIELGKEILKSQAENLWVIGTVNNIPIPVIVKKNLKNVVGGMDPQWGPSMAEQYYFE
- a CDS encoding GntR family transcriptional regulator, whose protein sequence is MINENKPLYIQIKEYILQRIKDGTYKPEEVIPTERALCSELDVSRQTVRRAIQDLVYEGYLYRVQGAGTYVFDKKLNESKKSNNIGVILNRTADELESKLLSGIESYIEKHGYTLTFMNSNEDYRKEAENIQKLKNNGVAGIIIMPSENQQDSSAISDLKDENYPFVLVDRKIKNCETDAVVSDNIDGAFQATKHLIDLGHQKIVFIKNRYTITSSIQDRITGYKKALKEYGFEDDEILFLSYNENEKNDDQIYDEIYEYITKNKITGIVALNDYIGLLIVKMARKKNLKIPKDFSIVGFDNNEVVKHIEVPLTTIAQFPEKIGYHAAELLIQKINNKNSNDLSSRMVHQIYYPTKLIIRSSTQNI
- a CDS encoding ABC transporter ATP-binding protein — its product is MFPILIGRWIDLNNTLLEINNLKTYFDTDQGTVKAVDGISFKVDKQKTVGIVGESGSGKTVTAQSILKIMPWPGKIVEGEILFNKDDGEIVDIAKLGSKSDEIRRIRGKDIGYIFQEPMTSLSPIHKIGDQIMESILVHDKKINKKEAKNIAIELLRDVGMPNAESKVDNYTFQLSGGMRQRAMIAMALANVPKLLIADEPTTAIDVTIQAQILRLLKNLQKKYGMSILIITHDLAVVAEMADEVVVMYLGKIVEKGNVFDIFDTPSHPYTKALLKSIPKKGSGKYLETIKGMVPDPFSIPQGCEFAPRCEFAIKGVCDKKKPPVVEIKDGHFSRCFLHTEQKESKNG
- a CDS encoding ABC transporter permease, which translates into the protein MSKKKTINKYTASQGQLIWWSFKKHKLAMLALIVLIIMYVTVIFSQFVAPYGKSTRFSSHQYAPPQMMKFYDEKDGFSFRPFVYGYKKEFDMETFRRTYKLDKTVKYPVYFFVKGEPYKLWNLIETDIHLFGTKEGQIFLFGTDRLGRDIFSRVIYGSTISLTIGLIGVFLTFIIGVTLGSISGYYGGWLDTIIQRMIEVLISIPQIPLWMALAAAMPRDWPILKVYFSIVIILSLVGWGGLARVVRGKFLSLRNEEFVMAAKYAGASDFWVITKHLIPSFMSYIIVSITLSIPGMILGETGLSFLGLGLQAPAVSWGVLLQDAQNLTAIAHHPWLLIPGLYVVITVLMFNFLGDGIRDAADPYSM